One segment of Desulfolucanica intricata DNA contains the following:
- a CDS encoding DUF444 family protein, translating to SMGPFEKYIARSFFFWMVRFLRTKYQNVQIVFLAHHALAQETTEEEFFTKGNSGGTRCSSVYELALDVIEKRYSPEDYNIYAFHFSDGDNLSSDNEKCVKLVEKLLKVCNMVGYGEIEGPYYYTSTLRTAYKKIDNPKFTTVSIRDKSGVYPALKSFFKQSS from the coding sequence AGTATGGGACCTTTTGAAAAGTATATCGCACGCAGTTTCTTTTTTTGGATGGTTAGGTTTTTAAGAACTAAATACCAAAATGTACAAATAGTTTTTTTGGCTCACCATGCTTTGGCCCAGGAAACTACTGAAGAAGAGTTCTTTACAAAAGGAAACAGTGGCGGTACCAGGTGCTCTTCAGTTTATGAATTAGCTCTTGATGTCATAGAAAAACGATATAGCCCTGAGGATTATAATATTTATGCGTTCCATTTTTCCGATGGTGACAACTTATCTTCGGATAATGAAAAGTGTGTAAAATTAGTAGAGAAGCTGCTTAAGGTCTGTAATATGGTCGGTTATGGAGAGATTGAGGGGCCATATTATTATACCAGTACCCTGCGTACAGCGTATAAAAAGATTGATAATCCGAAATTCACTACGGTCAGTATTCGTGATAAAAGCGGTGTCTATCCGGCTCTAAAAAGTTTCTTTAAGCAATCTTCTTAG
- a CDS encoding SpoVR family protein — MADELQLLEEAIEKIIAKAKEFNLDFYDMYFEICPADILYTFGAYGMPTRFSHWTFGKAYHKMKTQYDYNLSRIYEMVINSDPCYAFLLEGNSLVQNKMVVAHVLGHCDFFKNNARFKHTSRYMVESMANAAERIRGYEFKYGRERVESFLDSVISIQEHINPYQYIKEGNSKKTDKKHKNNCGGGCDSCGSHKHNYEDSPYEDLWSLDNKEGCGCGGKCKKEQQSYKKFPEQPEKDLLFFLMHYAKDLEDWQRDIISVIREEMLYFWPQMETKIMNEGWASYWHSRIMREIDLDEAEAIEFAKMHAGVIMPSKTSLNPYHLGLKIFEDIEKRWNEPSDEEKERFGRQGGEGRQKIFEVREMENDQSFLRNYLTKELVEELDLYVFRRVGYDWKITDKNWETVRDTLVNNLTNCGFPIIVVEDADFSKRGELYLKHCYEDLELDVFYLEKTLPYVYKLWGRQVHLETIIDNKPVLFTFNGEKSIKKFL; from the coding sequence ATGGCCGATGAATTGCAGTTGTTGGAAGAAGCTATAGAAAAGATTATTGCGAAGGCAAAGGAATTTAACTTGGATTTTTATGATATGTATTTTGAAATATGTCCTGCTGACATTCTCTATACCTTTGGGGCTTATGGGATGCCTACCCGTTTCTCCCACTGGACCTTCGGCAAAGCTTACCATAAAATGAAGACTCAATATGATTATAACTTAAGTCGTATATATGAGATGGTAATTAATTCAGATCCTTGTTATGCTTTTCTATTGGAGGGTAATTCACTGGTTCAAAATAAGATGGTAGTAGCCCACGTATTAGGACACTGTGATTTTTTCAAAAATAATGCCCGCTTTAAACATACTTCTCGTTATATGGTAGAGTCTATGGCCAATGCCGCTGAACGTATCAGGGGTTATGAATTTAAATACGGAAGAGAACGAGTGGAGAGTTTTTTGGATTCAGTGATTTCCATACAGGAACATATTAACCCGTATCAATATATTAAGGAAGGTAACAGTAAGAAAACGGACAAAAAACATAAAAATAATTGTGGTGGCGGATGCGATAGTTGCGGCTCTCACAAGCATAATTATGAGGACTCACCTTATGAGGATCTGTGGTCTTTGGATAATAAAGAAGGTTGTGGCTGTGGAGGAAAGTGTAAAAAAGAACAGCAAAGTTATAAAAAGTTTCCGGAACAGCCGGAAAAAGATTTGTTGTTTTTCCTTATGCATTATGCAAAAGATCTTGAAGATTGGCAGAGGGATATTATTTCTGTTATTAGAGAAGAAATGCTCTATTTCTGGCCTCAGATGGAAACTAAGATAATGAATGAAGGTTGGGCATCTTATTGGCACTCCCGGATTATGAGAGAAATTGACCTTGATGAGGCGGAAGCAATAGAATTTGCTAAAATGCATGCCGGTGTAATTATGCCTTCTAAGACCAGCCTGAATCCATATCATCTGGGGCTTAAAATTTTTGAAGATATTGAAAAACGTTGGAATGAACCTTCTGATGAGGAAAAAGAGCGTTTTGGCCGGCAAGGTGGAGAAGGACGCCAGAAAATATTTGAAGTACGGGAAATGGAAAATGATCAATCTTTTTTGCGTAATTATCTAACTAAGGAATTAGTTGAGGAATTGGATTTATACGTATTTCGGCGGGTAGGTTACGATTGGAAAATAACTGATAAGAATTGGGAAACTGTACGGGATACTCTGGTAAATAACCTTACAAATTGTGGCTTTCCCATTATTGTTGTCGAGGATGCGGATTTTTCGAAGCGGGGAGAATTGTATTTGAAGCATTGTTATGAAGATTTAGAGTTAGATGTTTTCTATTTGGAAAAAACTCTGCCCTATGTGTATAAGCTGTGGGGACGGCAAGTACATTTGGAAACTATAATTGATAATAAACCGGTATTGTTTACTTTTAACGGTGAAAAAAGCATAAAAAAATTTCTTTAA
- a CDS encoding 4Fe-4S cluster-binding domain-containing protein, protein MQINYEPNYRKLLASGKLQERVKKALKQLTECNLCPHNCGVNRKEELGFCRATDKVVISNYGPHMGEEAPLVGKYGSGTIFFGYCNMRCVFCQNCELSFGGEGELISNKKLAEIMLKLQDYYKCHNINFVTPTHFVANILEAVLLAAEKGLTLPLVYNCGGYEKLETLTLLENVIDIYMPDFKYNLAERGQKYSKIKNYPEIVKMALKEMDRQVGGLKINEQGIAYKGLIIRHLMMPGGLADTKEVLKFIKEELSSDCLVNLMDQYYPTHQAFNYKEISKRLNTKEFEEALEYANKLGLRILN, encoded by the coding sequence ATGCAAATAAACTATGAACCAAACTATCGTAAGCTATTAGCCAGTGGTAAATTACAAGAAAGGGTAAAGAAAGCCTTAAAACAATTAACAGAATGCAATTTATGCCCACATAACTGTGGAGTCAATCGAAAAGAGGAACTAGGTTTTTGCCGTGCTACTGATAAAGTGGTAATTTCCAATTACGGACCACATATGGGTGAAGAAGCTCCTTTGGTTGGTAAATATGGTTCAGGAACCATTTTCTTTGGCTACTGTAATATGCGTTGTGTTTTTTGTCAAAATTGTGAGTTGAGCTTTGGTGGAGAAGGAGAATTAATTTCTAATAAAAAACTGGCAGAAATTATGCTTAAGTTACAAGATTATTATAAGTGTCACAATATTAACTTCGTCACTCCCACACATTTTGTAGCTAATATTTTAGAAGCAGTCTTATTGGCAGCTGAAAAAGGATTAACGTTACCATTAGTTTATAACTGTGGCGGTTATGAAAAATTAGAAACCTTAACTTTATTAGAAAATGTAATTGACATTTATATGCCTGACTTTAAATATAATTTAGCCGAACGAGGGCAAAAGTACTCTAAAATAAAAAACTATCCCGAAATAGTAAAAATGGCTTTAAAAGAAATGGATCGGCAAGTTGGAGGCTTAAAAATAAATGAACAGGGTATAGCATACAAAGGACTGATTATCAGACACCTTATGATGCCAGGAGGCCTGGCAGATACAAAAGAAGTTTTAAAATTTATTAAAGAAGAGCTATCGTCTGATTGCCTTGTTAACTTGATGGATCAATATTATCCTACCCATCAAGCTTTCAATTATAAAGAGATATCAAAAAGATTAAACACTAAGGAATTTGAAGAAGCTCTTGAGTATGCTAATAAGTTGGGGTTAAGGATATTAAATTAA
- a CDS encoding AAA family ATPase: MRIGLCGAQGTGKSTLSKALAKELGLPLIEEQARIAAKLFGITRPSRDIKVRPELGRLFEVQCLILQLQSEERYKQGFVSDRTVIDIAVYWSKWLAYTTPAVMNRFIYELCKHRAKTYDMVLYLAPEIPLEDDEFRSTNPEYQAELDFWVRAMLKICNPPVLFRVTGTLEERISQILSLIKYYQ; the protein is encoded by the coding sequence GTGAGAATAGGACTTTGCGGTGCTCAAGGTACAGGGAAATCGACTCTTTCCAAGGCTTTGGCAAAAGAACTGGGGCTACCGCTTATAGAAGAGCAGGCCCGTATCGCGGCAAAGCTTTTTGGAATAACCAGGCCTTCACGTGATATAAAAGTTAGGCCGGAATTAGGGAGATTGTTTGAGGTTCAGTGTCTCATTCTCCAATTGCAGTCTGAGGAGAGGTATAAACAGGGGTTTGTAAGTGACCGGACTGTTATAGATATTGCAGTTTACTGGAGTAAGTGGCTTGCCTATACAACACCTGCAGTCATGAATCGATTTATCTACGAGTTATGTAAGCACCGGGCTAAAACATACGATATGGTACTGTATTTAGCCCCGGAAATACCCTTGGAGGATGACGAGTTTCGGAGTACAAATCCGGAATACCAGGCAGAATTAGACTTTTGGGTACGGGCTATGTTGAAAATATGTAACCCGCCGGTATTGTTCAGGGTAACGGGTACATTAGAAGAAAGGATAAGTCAGATTCTTTCGCTAATAAAGTATTACCAGTGA
- a CDS encoding cupin domain-containing protein, translating into MTNVELMKNIEFSKALVLQDLVNYEEKQVISRTIAQLPFVNITLFSLDKGEGISTHTTSGDALVQILDGEAEITIGGKTLVVKAGEAVVMPSDIPHGLEARERFKMLLTVIKKTT; encoded by the coding sequence ATGACAAATGTTGAATTAATGAAAAATATAGAATTCTCCAAGGCACTAGTGTTACAAGATTTGGTAAATTATGAAGAAAAACAAGTAATAAGCAGAACAATAGCCCAATTACCTTTCGTAAATATTACTCTTTTTTCCTTAGATAAGGGGGAAGGAATAAGCACTCACACTACATCCGGGGATGCCCTGGTGCAAATATTAGATGGGGAAGCAGAAATAACCATTGGCGGTAAAACACTGGTAGTAAAGGCCGGTGAAGCAGTTGTTATGCCTTCAGATATACCCCATGGTTTGGAAGCACGGGAAAGATTCAAGATGCTTCTCACAGTGATTAAAAAAACTACTTAG
- a CDS encoding CGGC domain-containing protein — translation MRVLIVSCGSYASQGYGCPGEWKCLKAANDKEGEFSAYDSAQVVGFLECECSGRQLIPNIGYVKKNSDFDVIHLSTCMVNAWPGCPYMDIDELVKKIEGKFGVKVVKGTHNYG, via the coding sequence ATGAGGGTTTTAATAGTTTCCTGCGGTTCTTATGCATCTCAAGGGTATGGTTGCCCGGGTGAGTGGAAATGCCTTAAGGCTGCTAATGACAAGGAAGGGGAGTTCTCCGCGTATGATTCGGCACAGGTGGTGGGCTTTTTGGAGTGTGAGTGCTCCGGACGCCAGCTAATCCCTAATATTGGCTATGTCAAGAAAAATTCGGATTTTGACGTAATTCATCTTTCTACTTGTATGGTCAATGCTTGGCCCGGTTGTCCTTACATGGATATAGACGAACTGGTAAAAAAAATAGAAGGCAAGTTTGGTGTAAAAGTTGTAAAGGGAACCCATAACTATGGATAA
- the ku gene encoding non-homologous end joining protein Ku: MRPLWKGAVTFGLVYVPVKLYAATEKKDIKFNYLHEKCKTPVQYRRYCPYCDAEIPGNEIVRGYEFEKGKYVIMREEDFERLPGGATKSIDILDFVNLSEIDPVYFDRAYYLAPGEGGQKVYELLKRSMRETGKVAVAKIVIRSKESLAAIRVAENILVMSTMYYPEEVRKAAAIDEINYHVELHENEVKMAVNLINNLSDEFQPDKYTSEYRQALMEVIQSKVAGEEITPPARPEAGKVVDLMSALKASIDLAKEERNTGKKVIKSS, translated from the coding sequence ATGCGTCCTCTTTGGAAGGGAGCAGTTACTTTTGGTTTGGTATATGTACCGGTAAAGCTTTATGCTGCTACTGAGAAGAAGGATATTAAATTTAATTATTTACATGAGAAGTGTAAAACGCCGGTGCAATACCGGCGTTATTGTCCATATTGTGACGCTGAAATACCTGGTAATGAGATTGTTCGGGGTTACGAATTTGAAAAGGGAAAGTATGTGATTATGAGGGAAGAGGATTTTGAGCGTCTTCCGGGTGGTGCCACTAAGAGCATTGATATACTTGATTTTGTAAACCTTTCTGAGATAGATCCGGTGTATTTTGATAGAGCATATTACCTGGCTCCGGGTGAGGGGGGGCAAAAGGTTTATGAATTATTAAAACGGTCTATGCGGGAAACCGGAAAAGTAGCAGTGGCGAAAATTGTTATTCGAAGTAAAGAGTCACTTGCAGCCATCAGGGTGGCGGAAAATATATTAGTGATGAGTACTATGTATTATCCTGAAGAAGTGAGAAAAGCCGCTGCTATTGATGAAATCAATTATCATGTAGAGCTTCATGAAAATGAAGTAAAAATGGCCGTAAATTTAATTAATAATTTATCGGATGAATTTCAACCCGATAAATATACCAGTGAATACCGGCAGGCACTGATGGAAGTTATTCAGTCGAAGGTTGCTGGAGAAGAAATTACTCCTCCTGCCCGCCCGGAGGCCGGAAAAGTGGTTGACTTGATGAGTGCTCTTAAGGCTAGTATTGATTTAGCTAAAGAGGAACGTAATACCGGTAAGAAAGTCATAAAAAGTTCCTAA
- the ligD gene encoding non-homologous end-joining DNA ligase — translation MKEIPITKPMLAVSREPFDSEDYLYEIKWDGYRGMVYLKNGNVNIRSRNLLDLTGIFPELSNLSEKVRKCPVLLDGEIIVLRDGRPSFAALQARGRMESGLKIQQAARHSPALFVAFDLLYMDGLSVMDRPLKERKDLLSEIVNPGENLIVSEYILKAGKQFAAACASQGLEGAVAKRLDSPYLPGKRSSFWAKFRYIREADLIICGYQAGHGERNLRSLVLGGYRLGKLIYQGKVGTGFSNQESKQLLAVLKELKVSDPVLDLPREEIDKTYWVRPCLVCVVNYLTVTADGRLRHPSFKGLRTDKSPENCQALS, via the coding sequence ATGAAAGAAATTCCTATAACTAAACCGATGTTGGCGGTTTCCAGGGAACCCTTCGACAGCGAAGATTATCTTTATGAGATTAAATGGGACGGTTACCGGGGTATGGTCTATTTAAAAAACGGTAATGTAAATATTCGATCCAGAAATTTATTGGATTTGACCGGCATTTTCCCGGAATTAAGTAATTTATCGGAGAAAGTAAGGAAGTGTCCTGTTCTTCTTGATGGAGAGATTATTGTATTGAGGGATGGGCGTCCTTCTTTTGCTGCTCTTCAAGCAAGGGGAAGAATGGAAAGCGGACTAAAAATTCAGCAAGCAGCGCGGCACAGTCCGGCATTATTTGTGGCCTTTGATTTATTATACATGGATGGTCTTTCTGTTATGGACAGGCCCTTAAAAGAAAGAAAAGATTTGTTGTCGGAAATAGTCAATCCCGGGGAGAATTTAATTGTTTCAGAATATATATTAAAAGCCGGCAAACAATTTGCCGCTGCTTGTGCTTCACAGGGGTTAGAGGGAGCAGTGGCAAAGCGTTTGGACAGTCCGTATTTACCCGGTAAACGTTCTTCCTTTTGGGCGAAGTTTCGTTATATCAGAGAAGCCGATTTGATAATTTGCGGTTATCAGGCAGGGCATGGAGAAAGAAATTTGAGATCTTTAGTGTTGGGGGGATACCGTTTGGGAAAATTAATATATCAGGGGAAAGTAGGTACCGGCTTTAGTAACCAAGAATCCAAACAGCTCTTAGCGGTTTTGAAGGAACTGAAAGTTTCCGATCCTGTTCTGGATTTGCCCCGGGAAGAAATTGATAAAACTTATTGGGTTCGTCCTTGTCTGGTTTGCGTGGTAAATTATCTTACAGTTACAGCTGACGGCCGCCTGCGTCATCCCAGCTTTAAAGGACTGAGGACGGATAAAAGTCCTGAAAATTGTCAGGCTTTAAGCTAG
- the ligD gene encoding non-homologous end-joining DNA ligase → MSIITTVNVADKEVKLTNLQKNFWPGDITKAHLVKYYYEMAPVLLPHLYNRPLVMKRYPDGIDGEAFYQKECPDYAPAWIKTVPVEHSEKVVNYIVCDNPAALVWLANQGCIEIHPWLSRIENVECPNIAVMDLDPAPGATFNDVLEIALLVKKALEEFNLRSYPKTSGATGLHIFIPIKPIYAYKTVTKVMQYIAELIVKTHPTKATVERKVAKRTGKVYLDYLQNGRGKTMAFQYSLRPLPGAPVSTPVYWEEIEAKKVEPGSFNIHNIFTRIKKVGDIYRGALSEDQILDTILNLININNKNH, encoded by the coding sequence ATGAGTATAATTACAACTGTAAATGTAGCTGATAAAGAAGTAAAATTAACAAATCTGCAGAAAAACTTTTGGCCGGGGGATATTACTAAGGCACATTTGGTCAAATATTACTATGAAATGGCCCCGGTGCTTTTACCTCACCTGTATAATCGTCCGCTGGTCATGAAACGTTATCCGGATGGTATTGACGGGGAGGCGTTCTATCAAAAAGAATGTCCTGATTACGCTCCTGCTTGGATTAAAACGGTACCGGTGGAGCACTCAGAAAAGGTAGTTAATTACATTGTATGTGATAACCCTGCTGCTCTGGTTTGGTTGGCGAATCAGGGATGTATTGAAATTCACCCCTGGCTATCCCGTATTGAAAATGTGGAATGTCCGAACATAGCTGTGATGGATCTTGACCCGGCACCGGGGGCCACTTTTAATGATGTCCTGGAAATTGCCCTGCTGGTTAAAAAGGCACTTGAAGAATTTAACTTACGCTCATACCCGAAAACCTCCGGGGCTACCGGCCTGCATATATTTATTCCTATAAAACCGATATACGCTTATAAAACTGTAACTAAAGTCATGCAGTATATAGCAGAATTAATTGTCAAAACACATCCCACAAAGGCTACTGTCGAGAGAAAGGTTGCCAAAAGAACCGGTAAAGTTTATTTAGATTATCTACAAAATGGCCGTGGTAAGACTATGGCTTTTCAATATAGCCTTCGTCCCTTACCCGGTGCTCCCGTATCAACTCCGGTTTACTGGGAAGAAATCGAAGCAAAAAAAGTAGAACCAGGAAGTTTTAATATTCATAATATTTTTACAAGAATAAAAAAAGTAGGGGATATCTATCGAGGGGCCTTGTCAGAGGACCAAATTCTTGATACAATACTTAACTTAATAAACATAAATAATAAAAATCATTGA
- the dprA gene encoding DNA-processing protein DprA yields MKERIYWLCWQTIMPGSARRIWQLYKAFGSLKAAWEASDKEIQSLVGTNSRAAEALLKARSCLDPIREIDELNKIGAEYITYKDPNYPENLKSVYDPPPVLFVLGKILPVDKLAVALVGARKASSYGLAVAQKLAGELAKVGITVVSGMARGIDSASHKGSLLAQGRTVAVLGSGLNVVYPRENRKLLEEISSSGAVITEFPLGSKPEAWHFPMRNRVISGLTRATVVVEAAQKSGALITADFALEQGREVMAVPGSIGSPLSRGPHQLIKQGAKLVENVQDILEELGITSLFPEENTHQKMKIKLNKSEDSVLKIVTLEPIHFDEIVYKSNLPAQQVLSTLMLLELKGLIRQLPGRYYASSEVG; encoded by the coding sequence TTGAAAGAAAGAATTTACTGGCTTTGCTGGCAAACCATAATGCCCGGCTCAGCCAGGCGAATTTGGCAATTATATAAGGCTTTTGGTTCGTTAAAGGCCGCCTGGGAGGCATCGGATAAAGAAATTCAGTCTTTGGTGGGTACAAACAGTAGGGCGGCGGAAGCTCTTCTAAAGGCCCGCAGTTGTCTTGACCCGATACGGGAAATAGATGAATTAAATAAAATCGGGGCTGAGTACATAACTTATAAAGACCCTAATTATCCGGAAAATCTTAAGTCCGTTTACGATCCTCCTCCTGTCCTGTTTGTATTGGGTAAAATCTTGCCGGTTGATAAATTGGCCGTAGCTTTAGTAGGGGCACGAAAAGCGAGTTCCTATGGATTGGCCGTGGCCCAAAAATTGGCGGGTGAACTTGCTAAGGTCGGAATAACCGTAGTAAGCGGGATGGCCCGGGGTATTGATAGTGCTTCACATAAAGGGAGTCTTTTGGCCCAAGGTCGGACAGTTGCTGTTTTGGGGAGCGGTTTAAATGTAGTGTATCCCAGGGAAAACCGAAAGTTATTGGAAGAGATTTCGTCTTCGGGTGCTGTTATTACTGAATTTCCGTTGGGCTCTAAGCCTGAAGCCTGGCATTTCCCCATGCGTAACCGGGTCATCAGCGGCCTTACACGGGCAACAGTAGTTGTAGAGGCTGCTCAAAAAAGCGGGGCATTAATTACTGCAGATTTTGCTTTGGAGCAGGGGAGAGAGGTTATGGCAGTTCCAGGCAGTATCGGGAGTCCGCTCAGCCGGGGTCCGCACCAGTTAATTAAACAGGGAGCCAAATTAGTTGAAAATGTTCAGGATATACTGGAAGAGTTGGGTATAACCTCTCTATTTCCGGAAGAAAATACTCACCAAAAGATGAAAATTAAGTTAAATAAAAGTGAAGATTCTGTTTTGAAAATTGTTACCTTAGAGCCGATACATTTTGATGAAATAGTATATAAATCTAATTTACCGGCGCAGCAGGTTTTATCGACTTTAATGCTATTAGAATTAAAGGGATTGATTCGTCAACTTCCGGGGCGCTATTATGCCTCCAGTGAGGTTGGTTAG
- the topA gene encoding type I DNA topoisomerase produces MSKTLVIVESPAKAKSIGKFLGKKYTVKASMGHVRDLPKSQFGVDVEAGFQPKYITIRGKGDTLKELRAAVKKADKILLASDPDREGEAIAWHLQNLLKIEDNEPCRIEFNEITKQAIQNAVKHPRVIDYNRVNAQQARRILDRLVGYNLSPLLWRKVKKGLSAGRVQSVAVRLICEREEEIQAFEPVEYWTLTGNFTKGRSKFEGKLHKYNDQKIEVSNEAQMQEILKALQGVSYIVEKIIRRERTRRPAAPFITSSLQQEAYRKLNFTARKTMVVAQQLYEGLDLGKEGTTGLVSYIRTDSTRVSDTAKEEAKKFITERYGKEFWGGESKEATGQNEKRVQDAHEAIRPTSVFRDPEGIKKYLTPEQYKLYRLIWSRFVASQMSPAIIDTTGVDIKAGEYIFRATGSIVKFPGFMQVYIEDRDDGVKEEMKVLPELTEGEELKLLGLEPRQHFTQPPPRYTDASLIKLLEEKGIGRPSTYAPIVETIKKRGYVVRENKQLYPTELGFLVVELLKEYFSDIIDVEFTADMEKKLDMVEEGDIDWVKVLENFYKPFNETLEKAEEAIGKIEIQDEVTDEICEQCGRNMVIKFGRYGKFLACPGFPDCRNTKPLLEPTGVSCPNCSGDLVLRRSKKGRKFYGCSRYPECEFVTWDLPTNEKCPECGSMMVQKNSKNKQILRCINEECMFKLEAGQVENLKEENAKEFKNENQLSENMP; encoded by the coding sequence TTGTCAAAAACTTTGGTCATTGTTGAATCACCGGCTAAAGCAAAAAGTATCGGAAAATTTTTGGGTAAAAAATATACTGTCAAGGCCTCTATGGGGCACGTTAGGGACTTGCCAAAAAGTCAATTTGGTGTAGATGTGGAGGCCGGGTTTCAACCAAAGTATATTACTATAAGGGGAAAAGGCGATACTTTAAAAGAATTAAGAGCAGCAGTAAAAAAGGCTGATAAAATATTACTTGCCTCCGATCCGGACCGGGAGGGGGAAGCCATTGCCTGGCACCTACAGAATCTATTAAAAATTGAAGATAATGAACCCTGCCGTATTGAGTTCAATGAGATTACCAAGCAGGCGATCCAAAACGCAGTGAAGCACCCGCGTGTTATTGACTATAATCGCGTAAACGCTCAACAAGCTAGGAGGATTCTTGATCGCCTGGTGGGTTATAATTTAAGTCCATTGCTCTGGCGTAAAGTTAAAAAGGGTTTAAGTGCGGGTAGGGTACAGTCAGTTGCAGTACGCCTTATTTGCGAACGCGAAGAAGAGATTCAGGCCTTCGAACCTGTTGAATACTGGACTCTGACTGGAAATTTTACGAAAGGGCGCTCCAAGTTTGAGGGTAAGCTGCATAAATATAATGATCAAAAAATTGAGGTGTCCAATGAGGCGCAGATGCAGGAAATTTTAAAAGCTCTCCAGGGTGTATCTTATATTGTTGAGAAAATTATCCGGAGGGAAAGAACCCGCCGCCCGGCTGCACCCTTTATTACCAGCAGCTTGCAGCAGGAAGCCTATCGAAAGTTGAATTTTACTGCTCGCAAGACTATGGTTGTGGCGCAACAGCTATATGAAGGTCTTGATTTAGGTAAAGAAGGGACCACAGGTCTGGTTTCATATATCAGAACAGATTCTACGAGGGTGTCTGACACAGCTAAAGAAGAAGCCAAAAAGTTTATCACTGAACGTTACGGCAAGGAGTTTTGGGGCGGGGAGTCTAAGGAAGCAACAGGACAAAACGAAAAAAGGGTTCAGGATGCCCATGAGGCTATTCGCCCTACCTCAGTTTTCCGGGATCCCGAAGGAATAAAAAAATACTTAACACCGGAACAGTATAAGTTGTACCGTTTAATTTGGTCCCGTTTTGTAGCCAGTCAAATGAGTCCGGCAATTATTGATACTACCGGGGTTGACATAAAGGCCGGGGAATACATTTTTCGGGCTACCGGCTCTATTGTGAAATTTCCCGGCTTTATGCAGGTATATATAGAAGACAGGGATGACGGGGTAAAAGAAGAAATGAAAGTACTGCCGGAACTTACCGAAGGCGAGGAACTCAAATTGCTGGGATTGGAGCCAAGACAACATTTTACACAACCTCCCCCGCGATATACTGATGCATCACTGATAAAACTTCTGGAGGAAAAAGGTATTGGCAGGCCCAGTACTTATGCTCCAATTGTGGAAACTATTAAAAAGCGTGGTTATGTGGTTCGGGAGAATAAACAGCTTTATCCTACTGAGCTTGGTTTTTTAGTGGTAGAATTATTAAAGGAATATTTTTCTGATATAATTGATGTAGAATTTACTGCCGATATGGAAAAGAAATTAGATATGGTCGAGGAAGGCGATATTGATTGGGTCAAAGTATTAGAAAATTTTTATAAACCTTTTAATGAAACCCTTGAGAAGGCCGAGGAAGCTATTGGTAAAATCGAGATCCAGGATGAGGTAACTGATGAGATTTGTGAACAGTGTGGAAGAAATATGGTAATTAAGTTTGGGCGCTACGGGAAGTTTTTAGCTTGTCCCGGTTTTCCGGACTGTCGTAATACGAAACCACTTTTGGAGCCTACCGGTGTATCCTGTCCTAATTGTTCCGGTGATCTTGTATTGCGACGGAGCAAAAAAGGTCGTAAGTTCTATGGCTGCAGTAGATACCCGGAATGTGAATTTGTAACCTGGGATTTACCGACTAATGAAAAATGTCCGGAATGTGGTAGTATGATGGTTCAAAAAAATTCAAAAAATAAACAGATACTTCGTTGTATAAATGAAGAGTGCATGTTTAAGTTAGAAGCAGGGCAGGTTGAAAATTTGAAGGAGGAGAATGCGAAGGAATTTAAGAATGAGAATCAGTTATCTGAGAATATGCCTTAA